A portion of the Parasteatoda tepidariorum isolate YZ-2023 chromosome 5, CAS_Ptep_4.0, whole genome shotgun sequence genome contains these proteins:
- the LOC107451083 gene encoding golgin subfamily A member 6-like protein 7 produces MAEQNVKQLLRTEAEYTFIDLMDEELEMMGEELLHVKQIINARGNQRMMTKQMAPLKELDSAQESIIEEFYQRLERECEYNALLLNQDNLASKVDRFEDMLEGFKYVYQRIFSKEAEKTEFLSDLAIKQGWIINVLELEIKSEKQVRDNRAKKIKEQREKLEHLCSKQQAEVEDFRRRLQESENELRNAVSKLRKEEDATKELLFKNSNLSFDILKLKKQLTAVKYDYQKIVGEKEELNQRLTEAAWNSAGEHEMKAAVEQAFEIEKPVIWETIYETKLNASRRQMSKREERDYHSHQQLRNKEKELDEILSRLEGEKKTSIYEQLLKNLESLDDDDDQYQLPVSRPMNLKVGARMWEEKPSVRKCLLRDEI; encoded by the exons GAATTGGAAATGATGGGAGAAGAGCTATTacatgtaaaacaaattattaatgctCGGGGAAATCAGAGAATGATGACAAAACAAATGGCTCCATTGAAAGAGCTAGATTCTGCTCAAGAGTCAATAATTGAAGAATTCTATCAAAG atTAGAAAGAGAATGTGAATACAATGCGCTGCTGTTAAATCAAGATAATTTAGCGTCGAAAGTAGACAGATTCGAAGACATGTTAGAAggatttaaatatgtttatcaaaGG attttttctaaagaagCAGAAAAGACTGAATTTCTAAGTGACCTGGCAATCAAGCAGGGATGGATAATTAATGTTTTGGAATTAGAGATTAAAAGCGAAAAACAa gtCAGAGATAATAgagcgaaaaaaattaaagagcagAGAGAAAAATTAGAACACTTGTGTAGTAAACAACAAGCTGAAGTGGAAGATTTTCGAAGAAGACTTCAAGAGAGTGAAAACGAGTTGAGAAATGCAGTATCAAA gttaagaaaagaagaagatGCAACAAAAGAATTGCTgtttaagaattcaaatttgagctttgatattttgaagcttaaaaaaCAACTGACTGCAGTTAAATATGATTATCAGAAG ATAGTTGGAGAAAAAGAGGAATTAAATCAAAGATTGACTGAAGCTGCATGGAATTCAGCTGGGGAGCATGAGATGAAAGCTGCTGTGGAACAAGCATTTGAGATCGAAAAACCA GTGATATGGGAGACTATTTATGAAACTAAACTGAATGCTTCCCGAAGACAAATGAGTAAGAGAGAGGAGCGAGATTATCATTCTCATCAGCAGCTACGTAACAAGGAGAAAGaattggatgaaattttatctaG attagaaggagaaaaaaaaacttcaatataCGAACAACTGCTAAAAAATTTGGAGAGCTtagatgatgatgatgatcAATACCAATTACCGGTATCAAGACCAATGAATTTGAAG gTTGGAGCAAGAATGTGGGAAGAAAAACCGTCTGTTAGAAAATGTCTGCTTAGAGAtgaaatttga